In Mytilus trossulus isolate FHL-02 chromosome 10, PNRI_Mtr1.1.1.hap1, whole genome shotgun sequence, the DNA window ttGTCAGAATTAAATATCGGAGTTGTAGTTATTACTCAGTCAGATCAGTCTgttctatattttgtgtttgagtcattaaattaaataatgcaTTAAGACAATCGAAAGACGATTTGAGTTTGAACCATAAATGTACTACGTTTGAACCATCTCCTTGTTCAACTTTGCTGACAGACGTTTAGTTGATCAGCCTTTCTGTCGTTCGTAATCGTCCGTCAAATTGAGGTTTACCTTTGGTTTTAAACTGATTTCTCTGAAACTTGAACTCGGAATGGATTTTCCAATCTCTAACCGGATTTATCATCCGTTGCTCTCCCACATAGGACAAGGGGCCGCCGATAACTCTGTTTGGAGATTGCGGATCTTCGTCATATGTACACTTATACGTCAAATATGTTCAGTCGGAACTTAGTTGCTTTAGAGCCACATTCCTTTGATCAACTATACATGACTGGTGATACcatatttaatatcaataagCTTCGATGACGACCGAACTAGAACTTGTGGTGCGATGGCCTAGGTATTATGGCACCATATATAACCTTTTTTATATCAGCTCCACTGTTTAAAACTTTTGCATGGTACTAGTATATCGCGGAAAACCTGTTTTTGCTCAAAATTGTTGAACTAcatataaaaaacattaaaaagtatGGTTTCAAAAAACAGGAATTAAGTGCCAGGAAATCGtcagaatgcaggattttgcaGCATTTTTCTCAGAGCTTCCAGGGGCCTTGAGCGGCCCCCGTACCCCCTGCCGTAAAACGATCTCTACGAGGTCGGTAGAGTCGCTTCGCGACTCGGATTTATCCAGCACACCCCCCTTCGTTTgaggctggatccgcccctgatatTTGTGTCTGATTTGCGTATAATCAAATTACGGGTTGTCTCATTCGTTTGTAACCAAATTAATTTTCTCCTTGGTTATATAATCAACATTTCAGTGTCTCATTGGCGTATAACCAACCTATCAGTATTCTTCTTCGTGTATAGCCAACATATAGGTTGTTGTCTTCGTGTATAACCTCTATATCAGTTTTCCAAATTCAGTTTTCAGTCACATATGTCCCTGATATTGAAATTGTGTACCTAGTTATCCCTTGCATAATGCGTTGTATGGGACGTAGAAATACAGGGCGTTCTTCTTAGCGCTCTCACAGGTAAAACTCTGGTcagaattttataaaacttgtacTATAAGTTAATATCAGCAATATCTCGAATAAGTTCTATAATGATGtccgaattttttttttaaaagactacTGTTCcttagaaatattaaatttatggaAAATGGCCCACACAAAAGTGTTCTATTTAGTTATTAccctaaaaaaaatagtaatgcGGGGGACATTGGAACtctgttcttttattttatgaaatatttcgaAATATGACCTAATATTATTTAGAACATAGGGGTGTACATAAAACACTAAACAAAATCGCCAAGATAGCACAAtagcgttaaacaccaatctaGCATTCGAATTTATTTCGATCacatttaattatgtttattaATAATCCATTctgtttatgtgttttgttcattttttttcaattgtaaaGATATAGAACTTACGCATCAGCATAATCCCTTGGTTTGCCAACAGCTTGTCCATAACCACAATAGCAGCCATAGTCGTTATAATCAGTACATGTCCTGTTTGTATAATAGTTGATCAGCGTACATAGCTGGAAGATAGTTCTCTTCTGGCGAACAGACCGTGATTCAACATTTGTGACTGAAATTTAcagtttcaatattattatatttatataaaaaaaaaatcacaaaagcaCTGAACTGCGAGAAAAtttttaaaacggaaagtccctaatcaaatggcaaaatccaaGGAtagaacacatcaaacgaatggacaacagctgtcatattcctaatttggtacaggcattttcaaatgtagaaaatggtggattgaacctggttttatagcgctaaatagttatcaaaggtaccaggattataataaaCCTTTCACTTTTGATACAGTCGCATCAAAATCCTTTATGtttacaacgatgcgtaaaCAAAACTGTCATAATcggtaaaataatcaaaatatggtcacagcagtcatcactgtgtaacATTCCTAGACatacaaacatttacaaaaaaaacacaaaaagcatctatcaaattaaaatacaaattccTCGTTTTGCGTGTTGGGCGTCGGAAAATGCAAACGtcacaaaaaagaaattttgtcgttcaatgtctATACTAAACAGTAATAATTTCACATGGAGAATGATGGTATGCAGCGGGGTATATAGCTCGTATTGATAGATGCCACACGTAGAGAAGAATCTATTATTAAATCCTCCCGGAGCACTTCCAGGAGATCATCCCTCGGTTTTTGGTGTGTTCCGTGTTGTGTTTTGTCTTGTAGTttagagagccgtggtgtagtggttagtgcatcggactactagcacaaaggttcctggttcgattcccgtctgggatgaaaatttcaggaactcaattttcggctctcccttgacaccatttgcgagtatggtcttgaggaaacgatgatagtccgtcggaaggggacgataaatggctgacccgtgttaagagagagccatatctcttgcacgttaaagacacccttgtagatttcgaaaaagagtaggctaatgccgctacaaggcagcactcgcacccgcaaagtggaaagggattaatataagttgcaaaacttgtttcccaatccactataaataaatatgtttaaggtttgtagttttctatgttgcacAAAATAATTTCAGTATTTGGAGTAATATAATGTTTGTAGGAAATTATTGTGGTGTCATCTCTTCTacccgaaaaaaaaaattcatgtacGCAGTCAGGGACTTGGGACAATGGTATAACAgtgcaacataaaaaaaaatatgaaaatagttgGCAAGGgctttaagaagaaaaaaaacaataaaacaacaacacgTGACAGGGTATTTATACATCtccacaataaaataaaaaggacagTATAGATCTGAGAGCACTCGCAGTTACTGGCAGCTGGTTCAAAGCCAATATCAGCCAACAAAAAATTTATCTTGCATATAATATGAGAATAAGTAGATATAGCATGATTGCCATTGATACAACCATCTTcccaagttcaaataaagttggtgtataaaataacaaataacaattatagATATCCGTACAGgattatatgtataaaatgttatCTTCTGTAAAATATATGTCGGCTATAAATTTAAGTTTGAAAGAAGCAGGATTAGTCCGTCTATCCAAATCATAGTTCAATTTgataacaatgataaatataGTTATCAGGAAAGTTCTAATCAGTATACTAGtatcaaaatcgaaaaaaattaCTGAAGTTGGAATAACGATAAAGATGAAAGAAGTGATGCATTAATTACGAACATGgaatccaaaataaaactttattttagataattgtATATCTCGGCTAAAACGGCTCCCTACATAAACATTGTTTACATAGAACTGTTCTCATTTATCAGCATAACAAGTACAACGATTCATATTGCcatgaaaaacattaaaaaaagttatcaaatttcaaaatcaaaagctcaagtACATAAaacgaattgaaaacaaatgcCATTTTCTTGACTTGGTATACAGGCAGTGTAAAGGTATCAATATTATTTCATTCCAAATCCATAACCATGAAATATCGTCTGAAAGTTTTACTGCATCTGGAAATTTTGAGATACTGGCACTTTTCCTGTGTAATCAGCACCAATTGTTCTTTTTCTGGAACAAGGCCAACGATACTATAACTGGTGTATATTACTTCGTAATAAGAAATAGTCGTCTCATATCTTCGACGCTGACGCCACTCAGATATGAAAAGACTTAATCTAACACGTACACCAAGATGTCATTGAATGCAGGTGAACCACACTATCGTGGTGTAAATAAGATACACGCAATAAGGACTAACACCCTCATCtaatacatacaaaatgatCATGCATTCAAGATATGGACATTATTTATCAGTATAATTCATGGTTCATATGAACTACTGACACAGATATCATTTATACAGGTTAATGaactttgtttcttttaatttagtGTATTTGTGATTAGCGTCCAGAAACTATAACATTTGTGCAACTGCATATGCACCCAACTAGTTTcgttttttcttaaaaagctTTTAATCTATTCTtttcccttatttttttttttttgtaaagtgaAAAGGTTAGCCTTTACCATTGCACTCCTTTTGTAAGAAaatctttcaatattttttttatctgactgCTGACTTTCTATATCTTAGTACCATACAAATAATTATCACAGATATAAGTCATGTGTAAGGAATAGATTTCAATTAAACATATgatggttatatttttttattctcgtgggattttgatgcttggtccgtttctgtgtgttttacatttcagtgttgtttcgttgttctcctcttatatttaatgcgtttccctcggttttagtttgttaccccgattttgtttttgtccatggatttatgagttttgaacagcggtatactactgttccCTTTCTTAATGATGACTTCGTAGTTGTTGTGTTAGCCTTCgttatatttgttcatttttttttctccagtcCGTTCGTTTCTGATGTATTATCTAACAATTGTTTGAACTGAATGATTAATATAATGTGAACTGCCATTTTACAGAAGATCATCTTGATAGGTCATTCCTGTGGTATCCTGGCGCATACATTCTGCACACGGCCCTTCCGTTTTTAATCACTTATTCACTAGTCACGGTCATCCGAATTTCAGTACTTCACTTCAGTACTTtaatcataaaattgaaaagtttaTGTTCTTCAGTATGATTTGGCTATGAAGAAAATGAGATGTGAGTACATGTGAGAAAACAACCCGaaaacacacacaaacacaTCCACCTCGGTCTTTGACGGAATCCATAATTGTCATGATAGTCTGAATTTGTCGTTGAATGATCGGACCACACGTTTTGATAAAAGCCTGTatcttgtgcaatgccaaatatAGATGTTTGTAATAGGACCCCACATTTTTGTAACTAGAgaaaaacatttcattataaaaaaaaataatgtatttgcCGATTAAAACCAAgatttaaaaatgtcattacgtgttaaattaaaatcctgAAAATGTTTATCAAACGTGTATGGTGATAATTGGAATATCGAAAATGTGTTTGAGTTAATTAAACTTACCAATGGTACTGCatacaattattacaaataaaagagATGCTGATGAGACAGTTATTATTTTCCCGCTAACCCTCATCTttctgtgaaaataaataaatatataatatgcaaTTTGAAAATGCAATaggataaatataaataagcatgaaatataaaaaaaatctagcaAATAGTCTTCATTAATTTAATTTCCTTTTATATGACACCAAATTGTAAAGATAAATTGCCTTTTCTCCTATAACTTAAGgcttttcattgaaaaatacatatcaGTAGACAACTACGACTCGACTCCCACTCTGGAAATTGCTCATTGTTCGGAAGGCCGCTCGGTGGcctatgtgcctgtcccaaatcaggagcctgtcattcagtggttgtcgtttgtttatgtgctacatattttttttaacataaataaggccgttagttttctcgtctgaattgtttgacatcgtattatcggggccttttatagctgactattcggtatgggctttgctcattgttgaaggccgtacggtgacctatagttgttaaagtctgtgtcatattggtcttttgtggatagttgtctcattgacgctatagaaccaggtttaatccaccattttctacatttgaaaatgcctgtaccaagtcaggaatatgacagttcttgtccattcgtttttgatgcgttttgttttttgattttgccatgtgattatggactttccaaatcgattttcctttgagttcagtatttttgtgattttacttttggcaatcataccacatctttttttttttatatatagttgttaatttctgtgtcatttgctctcttgtggagagttgtttaatTGGCAAACCATGCCACATCTTCagttttatatctatataattaaatgacattttatataaaaaatatctcattatacttagaaaataaaataaaaaaatgaaaaatgaaatatacagaCTTACCACAGTAAATATCCTCACACgtttatcaatgaaaataagaaaataaagaagACTGTTATCTCGCTGGACTTTAGTCAATCCTATAGACGTCTGGGTGTTTGATAGTCAATAACTCAACTTTTACGCAATCgataaatagataaacaaacaaacaaacaaacaaatagatactagttaacaaataaataagtaaTGATGAAAATGTTAGAACACTCAGCGGGATAATAGACACATATTTGGAATAACGGAACTGAATATTTTCTTGAGTCGGATTAAAATAATTGGCAGAAATAACTgggtttacaaaaaataatttcagtgatattgttggaTATTCACATTTTTGTTCCACGtataattacattttcacaTTTAATTATGTGAAAATACGCGCGCACGTGCTTAAAGTTCTGAAtttgtttcttcttttaaagttaaaaaatgcAAATCA includes these proteins:
- the LOC134686444 gene encoding basic phospholipase A2-like, yielding MRVSGKIITVSSASLLFVIIVCSTIVTNVESRSVRQKRTIFQLCTLINYYTNRTCTDYNDYGCYCGYGQAVGKPRDYADACCRKHDNCYGRAVESCYLFPQIVSIGYTCDDNRRQCRCTDAVNTCERTVCECEISLAHCLSRAPYHNTYYHMDRSECN